In a single window of the Melanotaenia boesemani isolate fMelBoe1 chromosome 22, fMelBoe1.pri, whole genome shotgun sequence genome:
- the tdrd15 gene encoding tudor domain-containing protein 15: MMTSDQQKSEDLGPSAPCARWPVDLKLTHLDWNPETTLIHFQGQYVNICELDYNILQKEIQTVPKSEAEVDIGEFVLVEDLTSAHWFRGRVQNRKENQFDVFLVDHGNVLSVDIAHISLCSSDLLILPPKIVCGFLSNVLLLQTCCHSVVGEFLLSLVGRSVKGFIKAVLPHSVILLEAPDINSDLVKHGFGRHVDTNTFLFLAEMLTEVPLKQNIEPGLDLPIEIPSGQKLKSSNLNGYREFLSFCGPQLRCGTRAKVRITGAFSPGLFYCQMTSVKNDLWHMSKKLAEICEYRTEKHDQKTSENLGQLCAVKGKDGKWNRGFLQFLPVNSEVRVLLIDYGFYESVHVENIHKLPPDCYSAPMAFPCVLPSLIDQDTALKTKQLSLLKAGFLGGVLDVEVISFDKEWHLHTITLICAEDKHVEEPQPIQKLPTKPVFDVVKATPQGGYAYHETVMAEALANAVKAEQVQVGSVFMGYVEYAQNPNHFWIRTQKRNDEFEEMMEKMADHFSHVKLDEDILLNQEVGAKCCALYEKDMHFYRGVVTDTLKHGAEVLYIDFGNIEKVPHMLVKNIPETFASTSQFAICCTLAKVFPLDDIWPSDTSDLFRKAVSNKALQVHVVQVRKTKLVVDLVEVGSDNSIAELMSSSNLAEYIPVDHKVQNKDLTEKTRCLQHSVDVCRKPEQWDKCQQDENLSKNEISKVKATASFKTLSIKPGSEFPVRCSYISSPSDFWCQPLDQAPKLEKLMVELQQYYSAHTVPLQPGDLCCVAKSPQDGRWYRGFIIGKVKSHATVMLVDFGSTIQVREHSLQAVLPEHLCLEEQAFRCSLFNLTKPADPEDCGDWNPEACDLVTDFVLNSADSLMCKVMSQLNVKNYGLCNVIYLYNTKTQQSAMDTFIKQGLAVTKQSEVSPESFVPFSFDLSSGNEEQVFVTHISSQCEVYCQLERNTEIIEELEGKISEELEKILQPNTGAVMKKLCLAKYLDGKWYRALALPTQSPLHLSVFFVDYGNTFISEINQVRFIPRDCVDLLCTPMQAVRCNLTLVPTEELYAAAKEWLNNTILNKVMRAVVRGKREDGSFDVELYDGEININEKLQELIISFSPKPKALVSCVKSNLRTKQTTQQTNKQKIFKCKNVPKGQSSTSATSPHGGNKNKKTKKLFFNKNKRKEPQNENNTKCSSPVKPQIQVQPQRECRHEKSKKSWPTEEREMPKASCLLNKNLTAGFRTKCFTSHIDSVNSFFLQLSEDEPAILKMGEDLNSAIFCNSLKKVTSSRIDDAVLAEFEDDGALYRSVVKTLESSSCFKVEFVDYGNLAVVGKEKIYHLPKEYHSQPRFSIPCSLLDTSLYQNSASFIDAVTERPLMVDFVRQCGIQWKVKLEILDQEVGLDTTLEKSLLTENKEETSQSLPESEEKIRSLALNEKSTKTSTVEVPRPATMSAKLKVKTIRLLRRQCTGNKSHRKRKKSFKTTHFLDSFLPPTIQSRDTENATILSVQSDGSFYIRLTRTSDLLMDLETFISDNICKYKAVSLKDVRQGLKCLVQVQDKMWQRAIVLHKNKENSKVFLVDHGITKDIPSGSIRQQCKDMKKFPNFAMLCKINSLGFDGGEDAHKYWCENLKPIIGTEVRLIFIFHSETDNLWMVEIILDELFLTRQIKASLQQKKILSPAETKPTSDTCAPQRLTFAPLDPDREYSGFAAAVTTPFKFCVIVEDLLPIKNKVSIMLDSLLRETSPLLESHLVPGTCCLLKSDSMNKWCRAEIICVNTTVRLKLVDHGQHECVPYCDFSNLKTLPLELVNLPKVTCPCILRGVKPVGVDRQWTDEAAVFFQQLLYQKKLRIFFRDFVSNSHWKVDILADGVHVAKELVDAGHADYMDILLGLRFQVESSCKPLQGPDSEEEESSEGSLM; this comes from the exons GTCAGAAGATTTAGGCCCATCAGCACCTTGTGCCCGTTGGCCGGTGGACCTCAAGTTGACTCACTTGGACTGGAACCCTGAAACAACTCTGATACACTTCCAGGGGCAATACGTCAACATATGTGAACTGGACTACAACATCCTGCAGAAAGAGATTCAGACTGTACCAAAGAGTGAAGCTGAGGTAGATATTGGAGAGTTTGTCCTCGTAGAAGATTTGACTTCAGCTCACTGGTTCAGAGGAAGAGTTCAGAACCGAAAGGAGAACCAGTTTGATGTGTTCCTTGTAGATCATGGTAATGTTTTAAGTGTCGACATCGCCCACATATCTTTGTGCTCAAGCGACCTGTTGATCCTGCCGCCAAAAATAGTTTGTGGCTTTCTTTCAAATGTGCTACTTCTACAGACTTGCTGTCACTCGGTGGTGGGGGAGTTTTTGTTAAGCCTTGTTGGCAGAAGTGTCAAAGGTTTCATTAAAGCAGTCCTTCCTCACAGTGTCATCTTACTGGAAGCTCCAGACATCAATAGTGACCTTGTTAAACATGGCTTTGGGAGGCACGTGGACACAAATACCTTCCTCTTCTTGGCTGAGATGCTCACAGAGGTGCCACTCAAACAAAACATAGAGCCAGGTCTTGACTTACCAATTGAAATACCATCAGGGCAAAAGTTAAAATCATCTAACTTGAATGGATATCgagagtttttgtctttttgtgggCCTCAGTTGAGATGTGGGACACGTGCCAAAGTGCGAATAACTGGTGCTTTCAGTCCTGGGCTGTTTTATTGTCAGATGACCAGTGTGAAGAATGATCTCTGGCACATGTCAAAGAAGTTGGCAGAAATTTGTGAGTACAGAACCGAAAAACATGATCAAAAGACTTCTGAGAACTTGGGTCAGCTGTGTGCGGTCAAAGGAAAAGATGGGAAATGGAACAGAGGCTTTCTTCAGTTCCTCCCAGTCAACTCTGAAGTAAGAGTTTTGTTAATTGACTACGGATTCTATGAATCTGTACATGTTGAGAACATCCACAAGTTGCCACCAGATTGTTATTCAGCACCCATGGCGTTCCCATGCGTTCTCCCTTCCCTGATTGATCAGGACACAGCACTCAAAACTAAGCAGCTGAGTCTCCTCAAGGCAGGCTTTCTTGGAGGAGTGTTGGATGTGGAAGTTATAAGTTTTGATAAAGAATGGCATCTTCACACCATCACCCTAATTTGTGCTGAAGATAAACATGTGGAAGAACCACAGCCCATCCAAAAGCTTCCCACTAAGCCAGTTTTTGATGTTGTAAAAGCAACACCTCAGGGTGGCTATGCGTACCATGAGACAGTCATGGCTGAAGCACTGGCAAACGCAGTGAAAGCAGAGCAAGTCCAGGTTGGCTCAGTCTTTATGGGCTACGTTGAGTATGCTCAGAATCCAAACCATTTCTGGATCCGAACTCAGAAACGCAATGATGAGTTTGAggaaatgatggaaaaaatgGCAGATCACTTCAGTCACGTGAAGCTGGATGAAGACATTCTGCTGAATCAAGAGGTTGGGGCAAAGTGCTGTGCACTTTATGAGAAAGACATGCATTTCTACAGGGGTGTGGTGACGGACACACTCAAGCATGGAGCTGAAGTTCTTTATATTGACTTTGGAAACATTGAAAAAGTGCCACACATGTTGGTCAAGAACATACCTGAGACATTTGCCAGCACATCACAGTTTGCCATTTGTTGTACTCTTGCTAAGGTTTTTCCTTTGGATGACATCTGGCCCAGCGACACCAGTGACTTATTCAGAAAAGCTGTGTCAAACAAAGCCTTGCAAGTCCATGTTGTCCAAGTGAGGAAAACCAAACTTGTTGTTGACCTCGTTGAGGTGGGAAGTGATAACAGCATTGCTGAGCTCATGAGTTCATCCAACCTAGCTGAATACATTCCCGTAGATCAcaaagtgcaaaataaagatcttaCAGAAAAAACAAGGTGCCTGCAACACAGTGTGGATGTATGTAGAAAGCCAGAGCAATGGGATAAATGTCAGCAGGACGAGAACTTGTCTAAAAATGAAATCAGCAAAGTCAAAGCTACTGCTAGCTTCAAAACTTTAAGTATCAAGCCTGGATCTGAGTTTCCTGTACGCTGTTCATACATCAGCTCTCCGTCAGATTTCTGGTGCCAACCTCTAGATCAAGCTCCAAAGTTGGAGAAGCTGATGGTTGAGCTCCAGCAATACTACTCAGCTCACACAGTTCCCCTCCAGCCAGGTGATTTGTGCTGCGTTGCCAAGTCGCCTCAAGATGGAAGATGGTACAGAGGCTTTATTATTGGAAAAGTGAAGAGTCATGCCACCGTAATGCTGGTTGACTTTGGCTCTACCATCCAAGTCAGAGAGCACAGTCTTCAGGCAGTATTGCCAGAACATTTATGTTTAGAAGAACAAGCTTTCAGGTGCAGCCTTTTCAATCTGACCAAACCTGCAGATCCTGAGGACTGTGGGGATTGGAATCCAGAAGCATGCGACTTGGTGACAGATTTTGTCTTGAACAGCGCAGACAGTCTAATGTGTAAAGTTATGTCTCAGTTGAATGTAAAAAACTACGGGCTGTGCAATGTTATTTATCTCTACAACACCAAAACACAGCAGAGCGCAATGGATACGTTCATCAAACAGGGGCTTGCAGTAACAAAACAGTCAGAAGTGTCTCCAGAGTCTTTTGTTCCCTTTTCATTTGATCTAAGCTCTGGAAACGAAGAACAAGTCTTTGTCACCCACATTAGCAGTCAGTGTGAGGTCTACTGCCAGCTTGAGAGGAACACTGAAATCATTGAAGAACTTGAAGGGAAAATCTCAGAAGAGTTGGAAAAAATTCTGCAACCCAATACTGGTGCTGTCATGAAGAAGCTCTGCCTGGCAAAATACTTAGATGGCAAATGGTACAGGGCCTTGGCACTGCCCACTCAGTCACCCCTGCACctcagtgtgttttttgtggATTATGGCAACACATTCATATCTGAGATAAACCAAGTCCGGTTCATTCCCAGGGATTGTGTGGATTTGTTGTGTACGCCAATGCAGGCTGTGAGATGTAACCTCACTTTAGTGCCCACGGAGGAGCTCTATGCAGCTGCCAAAGAATGGCTTAATAACACGATCCTCAACAAGGTGATGAGAGCCGTTGTACGGGGAAAGAGAGAAGATGGGTCATTTGATGTCGAGCTGTATGATGGAGAGATTAACATCAATGAAAAGCTACAAGAGCTCATTATCAGTTTTTCTCCCAAACCAAAGGCTCTTGTCAGTTGTGTTAAAAGCAACTTGAGGACTAAACAAAcaacacagcaaacaaacaaacaaaagatattCAAATGCAAGAATGTACCCAAAGGGCAGTCGTCAACTTCTGCAACCAGTCCCCATGgaggcaacaaaaacaaaaagacaaaaaagctgttttttaacaagaacaaaagaaaggaaCCACAAAATGAGAACAACACTAAGTGTTCCTCCCCTGTCAAGCCTCAGATACAAGTACAGCCACAAAGAGAGTGTCGGCATGAAAAGTCAAAGAAGTCATGGCCCACTGAGGAAAGAGAGATGCCAAAGGCTTCATGTTTGCTCAACAAAAACTTGACAGCAGGCTTCAGGACGAAATGTTTCACGTCCCACATTGACTCTGTGAACAgctttttcctgcagctgtcagagGATGAACCCGCCATCTTGAAAATGGGTGAAGACCTCAATTCTGCCATCTTCTGCAATTCTCTGAAGAAAGTTACATCTTCAAGAATTGATGATGCTGTTTTGGCTGAGTTTGAGGACGATGGTGCTCTGTATCGGTCAGTTGTGAAGACTCTGGAAAGCAGTTCCTGTTTCAAAGTAGAGTTTGTGGACTATGGGAACTTGGCAGTTGTGGGGAAGGAAAAGATCTATCATTTACCAAAAGAGTATCATTCTCAGCCGAGATTCAGTATACCATGCTCGTTGTTGGACACAAGCTTATACCAAAACAGTGCTTCTTTCATTGATGCTGTGACGGAAAGGCCACTCATGGTTGACTTTGTTCGTCAGTGCGGGATTCAGTGGAAAGTCAAGCTTGAGATTCTTGATCAAGAGGTTGGACTTGATACCACGCTTGAAAAAAGCCTtttaactgaaaacaaagaggaaactTCCCAAAGTTTGCCTGAATCCGAAGAGAAGATAAGATCCCTCGCACTGAATGAAAAGTCCACAAAAACGTCTACCGTTGAAGTTCCCAGACCTGCCACCATGTCAGCAAAACTGAAGGTAAAAACTATCAGACTCCTAAGACGACAGTGCACCGGCAACAAGAGtcacagaaaaaggaaaaaatctttCAAAACTACACATTTTCTGGACTCATTCTTACCTCCCACTATTCAATCAAGAGACACAGAGAATGCAACAATTCTTTCGGTCCAGAGTGATGGCAGTTTTTACATCAGACTTACTCGTACTTCTGACTTGCTTATGGACTTGGAAACATTCATATCTGACAACATATGCAAGTACAAGGCAGTTTCTTTAAAGGATGTCAGACAAGGCCTGAAATGCTTAGTTCAGGTACAGGACAAAATGTGGCAAAGAGCCATTGttctacataaaaataaagaaaactccaAAGTCTTCCTTGTGGATCACGGAATAACAAAAGACATTCCAAGTGGCTCAATCCGACAGCAATGTAAAGACATGAAGAAGTTCCCGAACTTTGCAATGCTGTGCAAGATTAACAGTCTTGGGTTCGATGGGGGAGAAGATGCCCACAAATACTGGTGTGAAAATCTCAAACCAATAATAGGCACAGAAGTCAGGCTGATATTTATATTTCACTCTGAGACCGATAACCTTTGGATGGTTGAAATAATCTTGGATGAACTATTCCTCACCCGTCAAATCAAAGCCTCACTGCAGCAAAAGAAGATCCTGTCACCTGCTGAAACCAAACCCACCTCAGATACATGCGCTCCTCAGCGACTCACCTTTGCTCCTCTTGATCCAGACAGAGAATATTCTGGTTTTGCTGCCGCGGTTACAACTCCCTTCAAGTTCTGTGTTATTGTGGAAGATTTGCTTCCCATCAAGAATAAAGTGTCCATCATGTTGGACAGCCTGCTGAGAGAAACGTCTCCTCTTCTTGAATCCCACCTGGTTCCCGGAACCTGCTGTTTGTTGAAGTCAGACTCTATGAACAAGTGGTGCAGAGCTGAAATTATTTGTGTCAACACCACAGTCAGACTAAAGCTTGTGGATCACGGCCAACATGAATGTGTGCCGTACTGCGACTTCTCAAATCTGAAGACGCTTCCATTAGAGCTTGTAAACCTCCCAAAAGTGACTTGCCCCTGCATCCTGAGAGGGGTGAAGCCAGTCGGCGTTGACCGACAGTGGACTGATGAAGCAGCAGTCTTCTTCCAGCAGCTTTTGTACCAGAAGAAACTCAGGATCTTCTTCAGAGATTTTGTGTCCAACTCGCACTGGAAGGTGGACATTCTTGCAGATGGAGTCCATGTTGCCAAAGAGCTGGTGGATGCTGGACACGCGGACTATATGGATATCCTTCTAGGACTCAG GTTCCAGGTGGAAAGTTCCTGTAAACCTCTTCAAGGTCCTgacagtgaggaagaggaatcCTCTGAAG GGTCCCTGATGTGA